A genomic window from Rhodococcus sp. KBS0724 includes:
- a CDS encoding propionyl-CoA synthetase, whose protein sequence is MSESPQASHTTYADAYRESMDQPEKFWLDAAQAVDWDVAPTSALDDSAAPVYRWFPDASLNTSFNALDRHVRDGRGDQTALIFDSAMVPTKATYTYSELLEQVSLFAGVLRDQGVVAGDRVIIYMPMIPEAAIAMLACARIGAVHSVVFGGFAAKELATRIDDAGPVVLVTASGGLEPGRTIEYLPMVEKALQLSATPAHTVIVKNRDQIPGSAADYTSSGSAWFDWDELISDTTPADPVSVAATDPLYILYTSGTTGKPKGVVRDNGGHAVALTWTMKNLYNISPGQVWWTASDVGWVVGHSYIVYGPLLAGATTVMYEGKPVGTPDAGAFWRIISEYKVSALFTAPTAIRAVRKADPDAKEIAKYDISSLETLFAAGERLDPDTYEWATRVLDRPVIDHWWQTETGWAICANLRGLEPMAIKAGSPTVACPGYRVEIVDGEGKLVEPGTEGNIVIGLPLPPGTLAGLWRDDDRYVKSYLSTFDGYYLTGDSGFIDEDNYVFVLGRSDDVINVAGHRLSTGSMEAVVAGHPAVAECAVIGIHDELKGQRPSGYVVLKSGVDIDPETLRKELVARVRDQIGAVATFRDVTVVGALPKTRSGKILRKTMRQIADNEEYTVPSTIEDMTVLEDLTKLLRG, encoded by the coding sequence ATGAGCGAGAGCCCGCAGGCGTCCCACACCACCTATGCCGACGCGTACCGCGAGAGCATGGACCAGCCGGAAAAGTTCTGGCTCGACGCGGCGCAGGCAGTCGACTGGGATGTGGCCCCCACGTCAGCGCTCGACGATTCCGCGGCGCCCGTCTACCGCTGGTTTCCCGACGCGTCGCTGAACACCAGCTTCAATGCTCTCGATCGGCACGTACGCGACGGCCGCGGCGATCAGACGGCGCTGATCTTCGATTCCGCGATGGTCCCCACCAAGGCCACGTACACGTACTCGGAACTGCTCGAGCAGGTGTCACTGTTTGCCGGTGTGCTGCGCGACCAAGGTGTTGTGGCCGGTGATCGCGTCATCATCTACATGCCGATGATCCCCGAAGCCGCAATTGCGATGCTGGCGTGTGCCCGTATCGGCGCGGTGCATTCGGTGGTGTTCGGCGGATTTGCCGCGAAGGAACTCGCAACCCGTATCGACGACGCCGGCCCCGTTGTCCTGGTGACGGCGTCGGGTGGCCTCGAGCCGGGCCGCACTATCGAGTACCTGCCGATGGTCGAGAAGGCTCTGCAGCTTTCCGCGACTCCGGCTCATACCGTCATCGTGAAGAATCGTGATCAGATTCCGGGTTCGGCGGCCGATTACACGTCCAGTGGCTCGGCATGGTTCGACTGGGACGAGCTGATCTCCGACACGACGCCTGCCGATCCGGTTTCTGTCGCCGCCACGGATCCGCTCTACATCCTCTACACCTCGGGCACCACGGGTAAGCCCAAGGGCGTTGTGCGTGACAACGGCGGACACGCTGTTGCCCTCACCTGGACGATGAAAAATCTCTACAACATCTCCCCAGGCCAGGTGTGGTGGACAGCCTCCGACGTCGGCTGGGTGGTCGGACACTCGTACATCGTCTACGGCCCTCTGCTCGCGGGAGCCACCACGGTCATGTACGAGGGCAAGCCCGTCGGGACGCCGGATGCCGGCGCGTTCTGGCGCATCATCTCCGAGTACAAGGTCTCGGCACTGTTCACCGCGCCGACAGCAATTCGCGCCGTCCGCAAAGCCGATCCCGACGCGAAAGAGATTGCCAAGTACGACATCTCGTCACTGGAGACCCTGTTTGCGGCCGGTGAGCGCCTCGACCCGGACACGTACGAATGGGCGACCCGCGTTCTCGACCGTCCGGTCATCGATCACTGGTGGCAGACCGAAACCGGGTGGGCGATCTGCGCGAACCTTCGCGGCCTCGAGCCCATGGCAATCAAGGCAGGTTCCCCCACCGTTGCCTGCCCCGGTTATCGCGTCGAAATCGTCGACGGCGAAGGCAAACTCGTAGAACCCGGCACCGAGGGCAACATTGTGATCGGTCTGCCCCTACCTCCCGGCACCCTTGCCGGACTGTGGCGCGACGACGACCGCTACGTCAAGTCATACCTCTCCACTTTCGACGGTTACTACCTCACCGGCGATTCCGGCTTCATCGACGAGGACAACTACGTATTCGTCCTCGGCCGCAGTGACGACGTGATCAACGTCGCGGGCCATCGTCTGTCGACCGGCAGCATGGAAGCCGTTGTCGCCGGCCATCCCGCAGTCGCGGAGTGCGCCGTCATCGGCATCCACGACGAACTCAAGGGACAGCGCCCCAGTGGCTACGTCGTGCTCAAGTCCGGCGTCGACATCGATCCGGAGACCCTACGCAAGGAACTGGTCGCCCGGGTCCGCGATCAGATCGGTGCCGTCGCCACGTTCCGCGATGTGACGGTAGTGGGAGCCCTGCCGAAGACTCGTTCCGGCAAGATTCTGCGCAAGACCATGCGCCAGATCGCCGACAACGAGGAATACACGGTGCCGTCCACCATCGAAGACATGACCGTCCTCGAGGATCTGACGAAACTCCTTCGCGGATAA
- a CDS encoding TetR/AcrR family transcriptional regulator, which yields MSPSAGPRPGGRSARIQQAVHASARKLLEQRDRAEITVPMIATDAGVTPSTIYRRWGDINEVFADVSIERLRPDADPRETGSLRGDLTVWAQEYLEEMSAPVGRASLRDVLMSDDQQTHAPDGTKKFKCAFFCRTQIDVILARWPEATGVDGDSVVDHVVAPIIYRILFDLEPVSPHRVAELVDQTLALGARVATE from the coding sequence ATGAGTCCGTCCGCAGGTCCGCGCCCCGGTGGCCGCAGTGCGCGCATCCAACAGGCTGTGCACGCGTCGGCGCGCAAGTTGTTGGAACAGCGCGATCGAGCCGAGATCACGGTTCCCATGATCGCGACCGACGCTGGTGTGACCCCGTCGACCATCTATCGACGGTGGGGCGACATCAACGAAGTCTTTGCGGACGTCTCGATCGAGAGACTGCGCCCGGATGCCGACCCGCGCGAAACGGGGTCACTCCGAGGCGATCTGACGGTCTGGGCGCAGGAGTATCTCGAGGAGATGTCTGCGCCGGTCGGTCGTGCGTCGTTGCGAGATGTGCTGATGAGCGACGATCAGCAGACGCACGCACCGGACGGCACGAAGAAGTTCAAGTGCGCCTTCTTCTGTCGGACGCAGATCGACGTGATACTCGCGCGTTGGCCGGAAGCTACTGGTGTGGATGGTGATTCGGTAGTGGACCATGTGGTGGCACCGATCATCTACCGGATTCTGTTCGACCTCGAGCCGGTCTCGCCGCACCGAGTTGCGGAATTGGTGGATCAGACACTTGCCCTCGGGGCTCGGGTCGCTACCGAGTGA
- a CDS encoding GNAT family N-acetyltransferase, which produces MPELATPAITTGYLAGMDQPSIRVETSAIIRPWIPDDAPAVVEAFQDPSIQRWHVRRADSVDEAHSWITHWQKGWSDESECHWAIVTPETGELLGRIALKGLDLRDGSADVAYWMVPGSRGRGLCTQAVITLSEWVFRDAGFHRLELEHSIHNPQSCRVATKAGFSGEGVRRGSARHADGWHDMHMHARLHSDQSVITR; this is translated from the coding sequence ATGCCCGAATTGGCCACGCCTGCCATCACCACCGGATACCTCGCGGGAATGGACCAGCCCTCGATTCGCGTCGAGACGTCCGCAATTATCCGGCCATGGATACCTGACGATGCACCCGCCGTGGTCGAAGCCTTTCAAGATCCGTCGATACAGCGGTGGCACGTCCGCCGCGCAGACTCGGTCGACGAGGCACACAGTTGGATCACTCACTGGCAAAAAGGCTGGAGCGACGAATCCGAATGCCATTGGGCAATAGTCACACCCGAAACCGGCGAACTCCTGGGCCGAATCGCCTTGAAAGGTCTGGATTTACGGGACGGCAGTGCCGACGTCGCCTATTGGATGGTCCCAGGCTCGCGAGGGCGCGGACTCTGCACCCAGGCCGTGATCACACTGTCCGAGTGGGTATTCCGTGACGCAGGATTTCACCGGCTCGAGCTCGAACACTCCATCCACAACCCACAATCCTGTCGAGTCGCCACCAAAGCCGGATTCAGCGGAGAAGGTGTTCGGCGCGGTTCCGCGAGGCACGCCGACGGGTGGCACGACATGCACATGCATGCCCGTCTCCACAGCGATCAGTCGGTGATCACTCGGTAG
- a CDS encoding TetR/AcrR family transcriptional regulator, with amino-acid sequence MARSQEFDTTSAIAAALDVFWARGYEGTSLTDLETATGLSRSSLYNSFTNKRGVFDAAVQMYLEHVIRPRLRSLTDNPTPHSVDNYLASLANAIATMTADSPRRGCLLLNATAGLGAHDDAVAAVIRGYRQELSDAIERGLQAQFPTATSETIEDRTRILLSCTVSALVLARVDTTQAIATLESARRLNSEWQR; translated from the coding sequence ATGGCCCGGTCACAGGAGTTCGATACCACCAGCGCGATTGCCGCAGCGTTGGATGTGTTCTGGGCTCGCGGGTATGAAGGAACATCGCTCACCGACCTCGAAACGGCAACCGGCTTGAGTCGGTCTAGCCTCTACAACTCGTTCACCAACAAGCGTGGCGTATTCGACGCGGCGGTGCAGATGTACCTCGAACACGTCATCCGACCGCGCCTGCGCAGCCTGACCGACAATCCGACGCCTCATTCTGTCGACAACTACCTCGCTTCACTCGCGAACGCGATCGCCACCATGACCGCTGACTCCCCCCGGCGTGGGTGCTTACTACTCAACGCAACGGCCGGACTCGGCGCACACGACGACGCAGTCGCGGCTGTGATTCGTGGCTACCGGCAAGAACTCTCCGACGCGATCGAGCGCGGCCTGCAAGCACAATTCCCTACCGCAACATCGGAAACGATCGAGGATCGAACCCGAATCCTTCTGTCCTGCACGGTAAGCGCGCTGGTACTCGCACGAGTCGATACGACGCAGGCGATCGCGACGCTCGAATCAGCGCGCCGACTGAACTCGGAGTGGCAGCGGTAG
- a CDS encoding DUF1304 domain-containing protein produces MNVAGYIFAALAAVVHVYIFVLESILWTAPKTRATFGVKSEEEALTTKSLAFNQGFYNLFLAIVSVIGIVVAATGSASVGIALVLAGTGSMVAAGLVLILSSPDKARAAVVQMLFPVIAVILLVIHLL; encoded by the coding sequence ATGAACGTCGCCGGCTACATCTTCGCGGCCCTCGCCGCAGTTGTGCACGTGTACATATTTGTCCTCGAATCGATCCTCTGGACGGCGCCGAAGACTCGCGCGACGTTCGGCGTGAAGTCCGAGGAGGAGGCCTTGACGACAAAGTCGCTGGCGTTCAACCAGGGCTTCTACAACCTCTTCCTGGCGATTGTCTCGGTGATCGGCATCGTCGTCGCGGCAACGGGTTCGGCGTCGGTGGGAATCGCACTCGTTCTCGCGGGAACCGGGTCGATGGTCGCGGCCGGTCTTGTTCTGATCCTCTCGTCGCCGGACAAAGCGCGCGCGGCAGTCGTTCAGATGCTGTTCCCGGTCATCGCAGTGATCTTGCTGGTGATCCACCTGCTGTAA
- a CDS encoding mycofactocin-coupled SDR family oxidoreductase: MGSLDGQVAFITGAARGQGRAHAVRLASEGADIIAVDLCSPVATAGYDMATEADLAQTVTLVEAQGRRISASVADTRDHDALKAAVDAGVEKFGRLDIVIANAGIAASAKLSWDLSPEEFRELMDINVTGVWLTTKVAIPHIMNGNRGGSIVLISSMAGLRGVPGIAHYSASKHAVRGLAKSLANELGWADIRVNSVHPGNVRTTMIDNEPMVRAFRPDLENPVLEDTAPIMSKLNLLPHPWVDPEVIADAVFYLVGPAGRGITGIALPIDLGTSEKFAGG; the protein is encoded by the coding sequence ATGGGCAGTTTGGACGGACAGGTCGCATTCATCACCGGGGCGGCCCGCGGTCAGGGCCGCGCACACGCCGTGCGGCTCGCGTCCGAGGGCGCAGACATCATCGCGGTGGATCTGTGTTCGCCGGTCGCAACAGCCGGATACGACATGGCTACCGAAGCGGATCTGGCTCAAACCGTCACATTGGTGGAAGCACAGGGCCGACGTATCTCCGCTTCCGTCGCCGATACCCGTGACCACGACGCGCTCAAAGCCGCGGTTGATGCCGGCGTCGAGAAATTCGGTCGACTCGACATCGTCATCGCCAATGCCGGAATCGCCGCGTCAGCGAAGTTGTCGTGGGATCTGAGTCCGGAAGAATTCCGCGAACTGATGGACATCAACGTCACCGGCGTCTGGTTGACCACCAAGGTCGCAATCCCTCACATCATGAACGGCAACCGTGGCGGATCGATAGTGCTGATCAGTTCCATGGCCGGCCTGCGCGGCGTGCCGGGTATCGCCCACTACTCGGCGTCCAAGCATGCTGTCCGCGGATTGGCGAAGTCGTTGGCCAACGAGCTCGGCTGGGCCGATATCCGGGTCAATTCCGTGCACCCGGGCAACGTGCGCACCACGATGATCGACAACGAACCCATGGTTCGAGCTTTCCGGCCGGATCTCGAAAACCCGGTTCTGGAGGACACCGCGCCCATCATGTCGAAACTGAATCTTCTGCCGCATCCGTGGGTCGATCCCGAGGTGATCGCGGATGCGGTGTTCTATCTGGTGGGGCCGGCCGGCCGCGGAATCACGGGCATCGCGTTGCCCATCGACCTCGGCACCTCGGAGAAGTTCGCCGGCGGCTAG